CTCCACTCGTATTTtgtaagagagaaaaaaaatgtgtggtCCTCTTTAGTTGATAGGTAGGGAGTAcaggaaataattaaaacagaGAGAGACATTTTAGAAGGATAAGATGGTCCATTTCTATATATACCAAATAAAATGcaatttgtggtggaaattgATAACTTTTTTTCCAGGGCGGCcacgaaaaaagaaaagcccAAGTCAAAATCAACGCTGAAGTcacttttttcaaatttaaaattttattaataagttcATAAAATGTTTAGGTGATACTTTTATGCACGGTAAAAAACGTTCATGGGTTTGAAAATCAGCCACTATAGTGAGTGGTAAAACACTTTTTGTGGGATGGGGTTTGAGTCCCAAATGTATCTCGGtacataatttagaaatattgaTCATTTTACGCTAATTATTCAATATCGCAGTAATCTTTAAcatatgaatattaaaataaataactgtATAAAACTAGTAACACTGgaccaaataaattttttataaaaattacaaaagttaatgtaatataaaattattgagtgGATAAAAGTACTACATACATGGTTAGTTCATTTCATTCTCATGTGTTGTTAGTTTCTTCATTCGATCCATACTTGTTATTCCATAACAATTTATACACAATTGTCTATATAAAGAATTCCGTGTGGCTCTAACATTAATcgtttaagagaaaaaaaaaaaaagaatcttatgatatactaattaaaacaCTTTTACATCAAACTCTGAATTTTGTAAGAATGAAAAGTCATTGTTATTGGCTGAGTCTAATATTTTGACCATATCTCATTAATTCTTTATCATGAACATAGCCCTTTCCTTGACCTTAAACTCTCTATATCAACCATGGAGTCTCAACACAATTCTTGTACCAAAAATAACAACCAAAAACTAGCTAGCTcttcttaattaattcccCATGGCTCTCTTCAACAAGCATCTCCTCTCGTTGCTGCTAACCCTAGCAGCAACACAAGCCGTCCACGCAGTCGACTACGTCGTGACCAACACCGCCCCCACAACCGCCGGCGGGGCCCGTTTCAACAACGAGATCGGTGCCGACTACAGCAGGCAAACCCTGGCATCCGCCACAGACTTCATATGGAGAACCTTCCAACAGACCAACCCGGCTGACAGAAAAAACGTACAGAAAGTCAGCTTGTTCGTCGATGACATGGACGGCGTCGCGTATTCCAGCAACAATGAGATTCACGCAAGTGCAAGATACATAGGAAGTTATTCCGGCGACCTGAAGAGAGAAATCACCGGGGTGCTTTATCACGAGATGACGCATATATGGCAGTGGAACGGCAACGGGCAGACTCCCGGGGGATTGATCGAAGGGATTGCCGATTTTGTGAGGCTGAAGGCTAACTACGCCCCGAGCCACTGGGTGCAGCCGGGGCAGGGGGATAGGTGGGATCAAGGGTATGACGTAACGGCTAGGTTTTTGGATTATCTTAACAGTCTGAGAAATGGCTTTGTTGCTGAGCTTAACAAGAAGATGAGAACTGGGTATAGCGCTAACTATTTTGTTGAGCTTCTGGGGAAGAATGTTGATCAGCTATGGCGTGATTACAAGGCTAAGTATGGAAAATCCTCAATGCTTGCTTGAGTATTTGATAATAAGATGTTAGtgggttttatttattataaggtAAGCTgtgtatttattaattaataatatgtctAAATGAcagttaataaaattctaattctGCAACTGTGTGGATTGTTTGGGAATGGCTAGCTATTTGGTTGGGCaacatcattaatttattggtttgTGTATtagtttgaaataaaatgctGTCCTCGCTTATATACAAACATACATATTTACTCTTCATGAACACTTCGGCTTAAAAGTCACCAAATTCGAACAACAGAATTTTGCATCACATAGCTGcttgttatattaattttatatatatatatatatttaattaataaatttccaccCTTCCATAGAGtttccccaaaaaaattgaaaaaaaaatccaccaaACATGTTTATTCTACTAATTAACTTGATAACGCTTTTAGTATATACGCCTTTCTTCGAGAAGCAACTTTGCTAGTTCGAGAGCTTGCCGCTCACAAGCTGCTCGCTTGCTATCATCCTTAATTGAttcaaaatcctcaacatGGGCTACACCGACAATCCTCATATCAATCAAAACGAAAAAAACTTCATGTTATGTAGATTCACAGGATTAAATCTAAATATATTTGACGActaaaatgattttgagacACAAGTTAcacatcaaaattttaaacaatttgaTACTGCATGAACAATTTATGGAACAAAACAACCGTCAACGTAAGTACTTATTTGATATAACTTATCTAGTAACCataatacttatttaatctcatcAATTCTttacaaatcttttttttttttgttcgaattttttttactggagttttttaaaattaaagaagctATTTTCAATCTATTAATTAGGGagcaaatgttaaaaaaaattaaaatattataatttctaaaatatcttttacttatttgacaatattatttcataacataactttaaaaaatttgtgtattaaagtaattgtacaattttaaataaaaactctcattgacaacaaacaattatttttttattttttaaaaaaatgtaaaagctCTACTAGTGAAGCTCTATTTGAAAAGATACACCAAATGAAGcctaaaattaacattattgaTACATCTTTTCAAGAGGAAACACGGAGCCATTCAAGCTAAACAAAATTAGAACCCCAATTCATCTGTTTTTCTTTGAGACTCAGTTCCTGCTTTTGGGATTTACAATGATTTGTCAAGCAAGGCTTTTCAAAGGTCTAACGCACAAATTGATCGATAAAAGAACATCCATCGacattttgttatcaaaatataGAAGAAATGTAATATAGCTACGGACAGTATCCCAAATGATAAAAGAGTCTACTCCTGACAAAATAGGATTGTAACCAATCAAAAACAGATCAAGACGGCTCTACTAAAAGTTAGCAAAAGAAGGAAATGGGGTCACTGtgagtaggggtgggcataaacCCACAACCTATGGGTTTATCCAAactcaaaccaaattaaatggttTAGGTTGGGTAAATCATGAAAATGGGTTAGATGTGGGTTTTATGTAGAAAACCATTTCATTATGGTTTGGGTATGGTTTACCCATGAGTTATGGACAAAACCCCAAcactcaaatttttcaaatgaaataaatgaaaacaaaataaatgaacacaaataagtgaaagaccactattaaattttttacagcGTGATCAATTGTCAACagttataaaatgaaaataacagtaaaaataaatttaaattaaataaatattgttgtaaataacataaattttttttcttatttataaaaataattcctcCAACATGGAAAGATCATCATAGAAAGAGCAGGAGACTCTACTCagaagaaatttattatttatcttatagtaaatttttatttgtcattcaagttttcttataataattttttttatcatttgactaataattttcttatatatttattataagaaaattttcacaaaataaataagtataaaaaaattttattattaatttttttgttcatatcaaaacatatatttcttatttttaatgctttattttttatttagtttctattcatgtgatttatttaatttagaataaatataaataaaagagtagttgaaaataatggtaatattgtaaatttatactattatggggggttttggccattataaaagcagaagggggaaaaataatatatgttgattactgtaggggggaaactggcaatctccctaaaattaaacatataagtaGACAACATAACGCAAAACTACCAAAacgataaataaaaacaaatattacataactaaataaataacaagtggcaaaatttattattagattgttaatgtcatgtttgtgaaagtttattattaaagtgtacgttcttatttattgagaaataataatttttgtgattaaactttattttgattttgtagtattctttaatttaaggattaagttattgtaaaatttataatttttatccactatatttttttatattttaatatcaatttaataattaataacaattaataattattataattttgatataattaaattttattaaaataaaaattattttgataataaaattcaaaccaaacccaaatggtttggtttggtttgggttaaaaatatttggattggtttgggttggatccaaatttttataatttagtttgggttgacttaaaatccaacccaaaccaactcATGCTCACCCCTAACTGTGAGTGTTGGAACTaggaataaagaaaataaatgaacaaacTAAAAAGACTTAAACTCACCTTATCATTTTGGCAGCACCAAATCCAAGGGTGTCATGGAATAGatctttcataaatttttcttgtacaAGCTACTGAAGCTCGGGCTTGTTATAAATTTCTGGAAGGTATGCCTCACCAGAACCATCCCTGTGTTGATGCCAAAGTGCAGTGAATTTCTTGTGGAACAGAGTCCAAGTCTCTTCAATTGTCCTCCAAATCCACTCCTTGTATTCCTACACGTAGATGTAAATTTAAGACATGACCCTTAAGAAACGAGTAAATAGAAGTTGAACCCTGCAAGAATGTTTATAACTTATCCATTCCCCGTGATAAGAAACATGAAATGCTAGTTGCTTTAATTCTTGACTAGAAATGAAGGATAGCCCAATCCAACCCCACACCCCTGGCTACTCCCCAAGTTGAAATatcttccccccccccccccccccccccccccccaaaaaaaaaaagagagaagacaTGCCCGTACAATCATGCTTTCATTTGTCTCTAAATAGGAAATACAAGATTATAATCAGCATCATTACAAGTTTTGTGGCTTAATATATACTAAAAACCATAAAGTTTCagctttaatttaaaaaactaccAGCAGCGGcttaaattcattttcctgTGTTTTGACGCCTTCTCTTGATGCGATTTGTGCACCTTCAGctagaaatatattttgttgcctGAAGATAGTATGAGTTATGCAATttgactttctttttttttttacatgcTAATACTATAACCTGAAGAAGATGGTCATAAAGAACTAAAGACCCAATAGGAAGAAAAGAGAAACAGAGAATGAAAGcagagagaagaaagaaagatagaGAGACGTACTTTCCGGTCATTCCCTTCATGAGCATGTCCATCTTGGGCAAAAAAGGGCAAAATCAAGTTTCCGACAAAAGCTCCAATGTCAAAACCCATTGGTCTATAAAATGCAAATTCTGGATCTATAACCTGAGTTGAATTAGGGGTGTCCATAACAGAGCCAGTGTGGAGATCTCCATGTATCAGGGCTTGTGCTCTTTCACAGAACCTATGGTAAAGGGAGCTTTGATATAttataaaggaaaatttaaaaaacaaagagtCTACGCACTACGAAAAGAAACAGTACCGAGGacgaaatattattatacatgGATTCCAACCCAGCAACTTCGAGCTTTAATGTATTATCCTCCCGAGCAGCCTCAGCGTCACGATCAAGATAAGGAGAAGTCCAACGGTTAAACTTAGATACTTTGTAGGGGTCCGAGAAAACAACCTGCTCAGTGAGCCTGCATAGCTCCACATTCCCACAAAATTCAGCAACtgcaacaaaaattaaagcaagCACATTTGCTACATTTGATCAAACAAGTTAACCAAGTTCGATCGCATATTTTAGAGGTGCTTAAACGTAAAGATTCTGTGGTGTACcaagtaataatatatataatgatatttcattttttattgtaacaaTAATTCTATCCTCTCAAATTCTAAATGATTTAGTATATGATATTAAGTTTGAATCTTAATTAATGTGACATTCCTGTAATTTTCTTACAGTATcaatatatagaattaaaatgataagtaATCAACCAAATGGTTGTGGCTCAATTGGCAGCGCAGACTGAATTTGTGGAAAGAGCTCTCGGGTTTGATCCCCACTAAACACACTATTTGAGAGGGATAAAGAGCCTTAACTGTGACTACACTCCAAATCCAGATTAGTCAAGGCTCAATGCTGTCGCGAGTTACCGGatgatttacaaaaaaaaaaaatgataagtaatcaagtgatttttttttttcaattatcacaactctttataaattgtaattacTTAATTGATTATTGTATAAACTAATGCGTATTTATAAGTGTGTATGGTGTgtgcgaaaaaaaaaattattgttttataatgAACAACAAACTTCCCAGTTCCCACTCTTATGAGGCAAGTAAATACATGCCGCCAATCCTGGGCAAAGGATCCGTAGTCCTCTCTAGTTGATGGGTAGGGAGTacaggaaaaaattaaaacagagaGAGACATTTTAGAAGGATAAGATGGTCCACTTCTATATATACGAAACCAAATAAAATGCgttttgtggtgaaaattgaaaactttttTCAGGGCGCCAGTGAAAAAAGCAAAGTCCAAGTCAAAATCAACACTGAAGCcactttttttcaattttaaaacataaatggATTTGAAAATCAGCCACTATGGTGAGTGGTAAAACACCTTTTTGTGGGATGGGGTTTGAGTCCCAAATTTATCTCGGTgcataatttagaaaatttgatcattttattcaatatctCAGTAATCTTTAATgtatgaatattaaaataaataaatgtataaaacTAGTAACACTGgaccaaataaattttttatacaaattataaaagttaatGTAATATAAGATTATTGATTGGATAAAAAATTCTACATACATGATCTACATTGTTAGTTCATTTCATTCTTATGTGttgttaatttcttcattCGATCCATACTTGTTAttccataaaaatttatacgCAATTGTCTATATGAAGAATTCCGTGTGGCTCTAAAATTAATCGTTTAAGAGAAAGTAAAAAATGAATCTCATGatatactaataaaaatacttGTATTTTTGTAAGCATGAAAATTCATCGTTATTGGCTGAGCCTAATATTTTGGCCATATTTAACATCATGAACCAAAGGGACTACCCTGCTTCTATTATATCCATATCTTATTAACTCTTTATCATGAATATGACCCTTTCGTTGACCTCAAACTCTCCATATAAACCATGGAGTCTCAACAATTCTTGTACCAAAATACCAACCAAAAACTAGCTAGCTcttcttaattaattcccCATGGCTCTCTTCAAAAAGCATTTCCTCTCATTGCTGCTAACCCTAGCAGCAACACAAACGGTCCATGCAGTCGACTACGTCGTGACCAACACCGCCCCTACAACCGCTGGCGGCGCCCGTTTCAAAAAAGAGATCGGCGCCGGCTACAGCAAGCAAACCCTGGCATCCGCCACACACTTCATATGGAGAACCTTCCAACAAACCAAGCCAGCTGACAGGAAAAACGTACGGAAAGTCAGCTTGTTCGTCGATGACATGGACGGCGTGGCGTATGCCGTCAACAATGAGATTCATGT
This window of the Citrus sinensis cultivar Valencia sweet orange chromosome 8, DVS_A1.0, whole genome shotgun sequence genome carries:
- the LOC102627881 gene encoding uncharacterized protein LOC102627881 translates to MALFNKHLLSLLLTLAATQAVHAVDYVVTNTAPTTAGGARFNNEIGADYSRQTLASATDFIWRTFQQTNPADRKNVQKVSLFVDDMDGVAYSSNNEIHASARYIGSYSGDLKREITGVLYHEMTHIWQWNGNGQTPGGLIEGIADFVRLKANYAPSHWVQPGQGDRWDQGYDVTARFLDYLNSLRNGFVAELNKKMRTGYSANYFVELLGKNVDQLWRDYKAKYGKSSMLA